The Rhodocytophaga rosea genome has a segment encoding these proteins:
- a CDS encoding SprT-like domain-containing protein — MPLLSVFYQFCPSTAADYCYQLWLSHGFQLRITRARSSKLGDYRFSSAAAVKHQISVNENLNPYSFLVTYIHEVAHLLTFQQYKRKVNPHGKEWKRNFQQLMHPILNETVFPASILLPLQAYMANPKASSCSDAVLLKALQSADLTGSQTFLTELAVGENFTLQGRVFTKGALKRTRILCLEKKSGKQYLIPGQAVVEKL, encoded by the coding sequence GTGCCTTTGCTTTCTGTATTCTATCAATTTTGCCCCTCAACAGCGGCCGACTATTGCTATCAACTGTGGCTCTCCCACGGCTTCCAGCTGCGGATTACCCGGGCCAGAAGCAGTAAATTAGGCGATTACCGTTTTTCTTCTGCTGCGGCTGTTAAACATCAGATTAGTGTGAATGAAAATCTGAATCCGTATTCCTTTCTGGTTACTTACATTCATGAAGTGGCGCACCTGCTTACTTTTCAGCAGTACAAACGCAAAGTAAATCCACATGGGAAAGAATGGAAACGTAATTTTCAGCAGCTTATGCATCCGATATTGAACGAAACCGTGTTTCCGGCTTCTATCTTATTGCCATTGCAAGCCTATATGGCTAATCCCAAAGCGTCTTCCTGCTCAGATGCTGTTTTGCTTAAAGCCCTCCAAAGTGCAGACCTGACAGGCAGCCAAACTTTTTTAACAGAACTTGCGGTAGGAGAGAATTTTACCCTGCAAGGCAGAGTATTCACCAAAGGGGCACTTAAACGTACCAGGATTCTTTGCCTGGAGAAAAAATCTGGCAAACAATACCTGATTCCCGGGCAGGCAGTGGTAGAAAAATTGTAA
- a CDS encoding SusC/RagA family TonB-linked outer membrane protein, with protein MTKYYSLLLLATLLILLNVYSQAQIRTVKGTLMDPQSGTPLPGVNIVVKGTAQGTTTDSNGYYELKAPVGATLVISYIGYTTQEVIVPPLTDQETQAEKHLQAQLDSLKQEQAKIKTYRHTIPDSPEDKTLSPYFFVQSDDPTLDAMPLHSTSASVNISGVIAEILVKQVYINQGKKSLEAVYIFPGSTRAAVYGMSMQVGKRHITAKIQEKQQAREQYEQAIHAGKTATLLEQKRPNVFQMNVGNILPNDTITVELRYTELLTATDGTYAFVYPTVVGPHYSETPDDAAHTDEKWVQNPYLTEGKAPTYDFNLTTRLNAGLPIQKVFSPSHQVNITFADKNTAQISLDPTEKTGGNRDFVLRYRLRGGQVESGLLLHPGEEENFFLLMMQPPDKPTLAQIPPREYVFILDVSGSMHGFPLDVSKELMQKLLTNMRPEDRFNVILFAGMSSIFSEDESVEANEGNISRAIAFINRQKGSGSTSLLPALQRALALKGTEGYARTFALITDGYVDVEKRAFELVRQHLNEANFFAFGIGSSVNRYLIEGLAHTGMGEPFFASNEREARKVGNEFIELLEHPVLTNIQLDFGGLDVYDVEPTSIPDVFAGRPIIVFGKYKGTAQGTIRLNGLSGHTAYTQKIEIASARSDHNQALRYLWARERIKYWDDYASFFEDNSSYYNATGKGPHTSKLQQNITQLGLKYNLLTAYTSFIAVDSLVRTEGSPIEVKQPLPLPQGVSNYALSGAIAGVQVRGFSPVMGLTPDIQSLSEVVVTCYGMQTKKDITASISTISSNNFQPTPSGSIEQTLQGRVSGVVAQQNAGVPGGSTSVRIRGNTSLALSNSPLYIVDGIRVDNSESGNGTGGFDNANRMSDFSLGEIESIQVIKGPSATALYGSQGVGGVVVITTKNFHNKWGKYPQVAFTSSISAEQVNRLPQLQTGFAQGRPLAGELSYQAIDEPFSWGPRIADLAVSPDGQVVPHGLNAGRPLPVNQPASFFRNGLTIRNQLSVGHNKDRYRWNISAGNQYQKGILPTTYLQRNSLKLTGEKTWGKLKLDGMAWYTHTHSRQTLRGNNPSGILLSLLATPPTFINDVGYQLEDGSQRQASDWFDNPYWTSQKNRQQTGLHRLVSKIGARYDLGSNLQLAYHLNMDRFTDERQAGVDVQSAGQPIGNLMQRKEQFLHWQSALIVNYQKQWQDFSLQTSGGVTYRETKRNVNRTDGTGLLQAGDFSLANASSLTIMRQDFLQRNTSFMGKASLNWRSAVNLDLGMTHELTTTLPKGYLFSPLAGLSVQLTELLPVYSQVVNSGKVFTSIGRIAKEAPLFIDANLPLATASIDQVTYNFERVATQNTLLTKPEINRSWEIGTEWQLFDGRLTLQGVYYHTLTQNLYVPIFNQSTVYLKNGGSLENKGVEIDLQVTPLRTQYFSWNTGVHFTRYQSLVKELAVERVALAGFSTASSNLIEGQPYGVLYGTRYQHTEQGELSIGKDGFPLVAPTSGILGNPNPDWLASVESNLEWKGLQLSFLFDYQKGGVKWNGTQSTLDYLGTSATSGKQRSITGYVFAGVNPEGALNTTLVNFSDTESISNNRWVRYGKGGIAEAYIERASSLRLRQVQLTYNFNQAFLNRIKLDKASLGIFAHNLWMSTPYTGVDPETNLTGNSNGRALDYFNTPNVRSFGVSLHVGL; from the coding sequence ATGACAAAATACTACTCCTTGTTATTATTGGCTACATTATTAATTCTATTAAATGTCTATAGCCAAGCTCAGATACGCACTGTGAAAGGTACTTTAATGGACCCTCAAAGCGGTACTCCTTTACCTGGAGTGAACATTGTAGTGAAAGGCACTGCACAAGGAACCACTACTGACAGTAATGGATACTATGAACTAAAAGCCCCCGTTGGAGCAACTTTAGTGATATCCTACATTGGGTATACCACCCAGGAAGTGATTGTGCCTCCATTAACGGATCAGGAAACGCAAGCAGAAAAACACTTACAGGCGCAACTGGATTCACTTAAACAAGAGCAGGCAAAAATCAAAACATACCGGCATACCATACCTGACAGTCCGGAAGATAAAACCCTATCGCCCTACTTTTTTGTACAAAGCGATGACCCTACACTTGATGCAATGCCGCTTCACTCTACTTCGGCAAGCGTAAACATCAGTGGGGTTATTGCTGAGATACTTGTTAAGCAAGTGTATATTAACCAAGGGAAAAAATCGTTGGAAGCCGTTTATATCTTTCCTGGATCTACCAGAGCCGCAGTGTACGGGATGAGTATGCAAGTAGGCAAGCGGCATATTACCGCCAAAATTCAGGAAAAGCAGCAAGCCAGAGAGCAGTACGAACAAGCCATTCATGCTGGTAAAACCGCCACCCTGCTAGAGCAGAAACGTCCTAATGTATTCCAGATGAACGTAGGAAATATTTTGCCTAATGATACTATTACTGTTGAACTCCGCTATACCGAACTACTTACGGCTACAGATGGCACCTATGCATTTGTCTATCCAACCGTGGTAGGTCCACATTACTCTGAAACACCAGACGATGCCGCTCACACGGATGAAAAGTGGGTGCAGAATCCATATCTTACTGAAGGCAAGGCTCCAACCTATGATTTTAATCTCACTACAAGGCTCAACGCAGGATTACCCATTCAAAAAGTATTCTCCCCTTCTCATCAGGTAAACATCACTTTCGCCGATAAAAATACGGCTCAAATCAGCTTAGACCCAACTGAAAAAACTGGTGGGAACCGTGACTTTGTATTACGCTACCGCTTGCGAGGTGGGCAGGTAGAATCGGGATTATTGCTCCATCCGGGGGAAGAGGAAAACTTTTTCCTGTTGATGATGCAGCCTCCGGATAAGCCTACGCTGGCACAAATTCCTCCTCGTGAATATGTATTCATTCTGGATGTATCTGGTTCCATGCATGGATTTCCGCTGGATGTATCCAAGGAGCTCATGCAAAAATTGCTCACCAATATGCGTCCTGAAGACCGCTTCAATGTTATTCTATTTGCCGGAATGAGCAGTATTTTTTCAGAGGATGAGTCGGTGGAAGCGAATGAAGGCAATATCAGCCGGGCTATTGCTTTTATTAACCGGCAAAAGGGAAGCGGCAGCACCAGTTTACTTCCTGCTTTACAACGAGCCTTGGCGCTGAAAGGTACAGAAGGATATGCCCGGACATTTGCTTTAATTACCGATGGCTACGTAGATGTAGAGAAACGTGCTTTTGAACTGGTACGACAACATTTAAATGAGGCTAACTTTTTTGCTTTTGGCATTGGCAGTTCTGTTAATCGATATTTAATCGAGGGGCTAGCTCATACTGGGATGGGTGAGCCCTTTTTTGCCAGTAATGAAAGGGAAGCTCGTAAGGTGGGGAATGAATTTATAGAATTATTGGAACACCCAGTGCTGACAAATATTCAATTGGATTTTGGAGGGCTGGACGTATATGATGTAGAACCCACCAGTATTCCCGATGTATTTGCAGGGCGGCCCATTATTGTTTTCGGAAAGTATAAGGGCACTGCTCAAGGTACGATTCGTCTGAATGGGCTTTCCGGACACACGGCTTATACACAAAAGATTGAGATAGCTTCTGCCCGGTCTGATCATAACCAAGCCCTGCGCTATTTATGGGCAAGAGAGCGGATTAAATACTGGGACGATTATGCCAGTTTTTTCGAAGATAACAGTAGCTACTACAATGCAACAGGTAAAGGTCCTCATACCTCCAAGCTTCAGCAGAATATAACCCAGCTCGGACTCAAATATAATTTACTTACAGCGTATACCTCTTTCATTGCAGTAGATTCCTTAGTTAGAACTGAAGGGTCTCCTATTGAAGTCAAGCAACCTTTGCCCTTGCCGCAAGGGGTGAGCAATTACGCCCTATCAGGAGCCATAGCAGGTGTGCAAGTGAGAGGCTTTAGTCCGGTAATGGGACTAACCCCTGACATACAATCTCTTAGTGAGGTAGTGGTAACTTGCTATGGAATGCAAACGAAGAAAGATATAACTGCTTCAATAAGCACCATTTCCTCAAATAATTTTCAGCCTACGCCTAGCGGATCTATTGAACAAACCTTGCAAGGCCGGGTGAGCGGAGTAGTTGCTCAGCAGAACGCAGGTGTACCTGGAGGAAGTACTTCAGTCAGAATCCGGGGAAATACTTCTTTAGCTTTATCCAACTCACCGCTGTATATAGTGGATGGGATTCGGGTAGATAACAGTGAATCAGGAAACGGAACGGGAGGATTCGACAATGCCAACCGCATGAGCGATTTTTCGCTAGGAGAAATTGAATCTATACAAGTAATTAAAGGACCTAGTGCTACTGCCCTGTATGGAAGCCAGGGAGTAGGGGGTGTAGTAGTTATTACTACGAAGAACTTTCACAATAAGTGGGGAAAATATCCTCAGGTAGCCTTTACTTCTTCCATTTCTGCCGAGCAAGTCAATCGCTTACCTCAATTGCAAACCGGGTTTGCACAAGGCAGACCTTTGGCAGGCGAACTCAGTTACCAAGCAATAGATGAACCCTTTAGCTGGGGTCCTAGAATTGCAGATTTAGCAGTATCACCAGATGGGCAAGTAGTTCCTCATGGCTTGAATGCTGGCAGGCCACTTCCAGTTAACCAGCCAGCTTCATTTTTCAGAAATGGCTTAACCATACGTAATCAACTGTCTGTGGGACATAACAAAGATCGGTATCGCTGGAACATAAGCGCTGGTAACCAGTACCAGAAGGGAATTTTGCCTACTACTTACTTGCAGCGCAATAGTTTGAAGCTAACCGGAGAGAAAACCTGGGGTAAACTTAAACTGGATGGTATGGCTTGGTATACCCATACACACAGTCGGCAAACCCTGCGTGGTAATAATCCTTCAGGAATATTGCTGAGTTTGCTTGCTACACCACCCACCTTTATCAATGATGTGGGATATCAGTTAGAAGATGGTAGCCAGCGGCAGGCAAGTGATTGGTTTGATAATCCTTACTGGACCAGCCAGAAAAACAGGCAACAAACAGGGCTACATAGGCTGGTAAGTAAAATTGGAGCCAGGTATGACTTGGGAAGTAACCTGCAACTGGCCTATCACTTGAATATGGATCGTTTCACAGACGAAAGACAGGCGGGAGTAGATGTACAATCGGCTGGTCAGCCAATAGGTAACCTCATGCAGCGGAAAGAACAGTTTCTGCACTGGCAGTCTGCACTCATAGTGAATTACCAAAAGCAATGGCAGGACTTCTCGCTTCAAACCAGTGGAGGTGTTACTTACAGGGAAACCAAGCGCAACGTGAACCGGACCGATGGAACTGGTTTGCTGCAAGCCGGTGATTTTTCTCTAGCAAATGCAAGCAGTTTGACTATTATGCGGCAAGATTTCCTTCAGCGCAATACTTCCTTTATGGGTAAAGCTTCCCTCAACTGGCGTAGTGCTGTGAACCTGGACTTAGGAATGACGCATGAGTTAACTACTACATTACCCAAGGGGTATTTGTTTTCTCCATTAGCCGGATTATCCGTTCAGCTTACTGAATTACTGCCAGTTTATAGCCAGGTGGTGAATAGTGGAAAGGTTTTTACATCCATTGGACGAATTGCTAAGGAAGCTCCCTTGTTCATCGATGCTAATCTACCACTTGCAACAGCCTCAATAGATCAAGTTACCTACAATTTTGAACGGGTTGCTACTCAAAACACTTTACTTACTAAGCCTGAAATAAATCGCAGCTGGGAAATCGGTACAGAATGGCAGTTGTTTGATGGCCGCCTGACTCTACAGGGAGTTTACTATCATACCCTGACTCAGAACCTGTATGTCCCCATCTTTAACCAGTCCACCGTTTATCTTAAAAATGGCGGTTCCTTAGAGAATAAAGGAGTAGAAATTGATCTACAGGTGACGCCCTTACGCACACAATATTTTAGCTGGAATACCGGAGTTCACTTCACCCGCTACCAGTCATTAGTAAAAGAACTTGCTGTGGAAAGGGTAGCACTTGCCGGATTTTCAACAGCAAGTTCTAATCTGATTGAAGGACAACCTTATGGAGTATTGTACGGCACCCGTTACCAGCATACTGAGCAAGGGGAATTAAGTATTGGGAAGGATGGCTTTCCTTTAGTAGCTCCTACTTCTGGAATACTCGGAAACCCTAATCCGGATTGGCTTGCCAGCGTAGAGAGCAACCTGGAATGGAAAGGATTACAACTTTCTTTCTTATTTGATTATCAGAAAGGAGGAGTGAAATGGAATGGTACGCAAAGCACCCTAGACTACCTAGGCACGTCGGCAACAAGCGGAAAGCAGCGAAGTATCACTGGTTATGTATTTGCAGGGGTAAATCCGGAAGGTGCTCTAAATACAACACTTGTCAATTTCTCAGATACTGAATCTATTAGTAATAACCGCTGGGTACGGTACGGCAAAGGTGGGATAGCTGAAGCCTATATAGAGAGAGCCTCCTCTTTGCGGTTACGGCAAGTACAATTAACCTATAATTTTAACCAGGCTTTCCTCAATCGCATCAAATTAGATAAAGCATCATTAGGAATTTTCGCTCACAATCTTTGGATGAGTACTCCCTACACAGGAGTTGATCCGGAAACCAACCTGACGGGAAATTCCAATGGTAGAGCGCTCGATTACTTTAATACCCCTAACGTAAGGAGTTTTGGAGTCTCCTTGCATGTTGGCCTTTAA
- a CDS encoding LexA family protein, with translation MRISELYDTIGIIENKIQLPLFNYAVSAGFPSPADDYIDIKLDLNEYLIKRPASTFLVRVKGESMTKAGIYDGDLLTVDRSILPGNGKIVIAVINGECTVKRIQYKNDILYLLPENDAYEPIIIKEPTDTVFVWGVVTHVIHPLL, from the coding sequence ATGCGAATAAGCGAACTATACGATACTATAGGTATAATTGAAAATAAAATTCAGTTACCTCTTTTTAATTATGCTGTAAGTGCAGGCTTCCCCTCACCGGCTGATGATTACATAGATATAAAACTAGACCTGAATGAGTACCTTATTAAACGTCCGGCTTCAACATTTCTTGTACGGGTAAAAGGCGAATCTATGACGAAGGCAGGCATATATGATGGGGATCTGCTCACCGTCGACCGTTCCATTCTGCCAGGAAACGGAAAAATAGTAATAGCCGTGATTAATGGAGAATGTACCGTAAAACGCATTCAATACAAGAATGACATTCTATACTTACTGCCTGAGAATGATGCGTACGAGCCTATTATTATTAAAGAACCTACGGATACTGTTTTTGTGTGGGGGGTAGTAACCCATGTCATTCATCCTTTACTATAA
- the era gene encoding GTPase Era, with protein MENITHKAGFVSIIGKPNVGKSTLMNALVGERLSIITSKAQTTRHRIMGIINGDDFQIVYSDTPGIIEPKYELHKSMMRFVHTSLEDADVVLFVTDIFEKFNEEDVITKLKHIQVPVFLVINKVDLATQEQVIEKTQYWQQCLQPKEIIAVSALKGFNTGRILEAIKENLPEHPAYFPKDELTDKTERFFAAEIIREKIFLNYKKEVPYSCEVIVSEFKEKKDMLVIRAEILVERKSQRAILLGHKGESIKKTGIAAREEMETFFGRKIFLETHVKVEPDWRSKTAALDRFGYNN; from the coding sequence ATGGAGAATATTACACATAAAGCTGGTTTTGTAAGCATCATCGGAAAGCCGAATGTGGGTAAATCTACACTCATGAATGCCCTGGTGGGTGAACGTTTGTCGATCATTACCTCCAAAGCCCAAACGACCAGGCACCGGATCATGGGTATAATTAATGGCGATGATTTTCAGATTGTGTACTCAGATACGCCCGGCATTATTGAGCCCAAATATGAACTGCATAAATCCATGATGCGCTTTGTGCATACTTCTCTGGAAGATGCAGATGTGGTTTTATTTGTGACAGATATTTTTGAAAAGTTTAATGAGGAAGATGTTATTACCAAGCTAAAGCATATACAGGTTCCGGTTTTCCTGGTCATTAATAAAGTGGATCTGGCTACCCAGGAGCAGGTCATTGAAAAAACGCAGTACTGGCAGCAATGCCTGCAGCCGAAAGAGATAATAGCTGTGTCTGCCCTGAAAGGATTTAATACTGGCCGTATTCTGGAAGCCATCAAGGAAAATCTGCCTGAACATCCGGCGTATTTCCCCAAAGATGAACTGACAGATAAGACGGAACGGTTCTTTGCTGCTGAAATCATCCGCGAAAAGATCTTTCTGAATTATAAAAAAGAAGTCCCCTACAGCTGTGAGGTAATCGTTTCAGAGTTTAAAGAGAAAAAAGATATGCTGGTGATCCGGGCCGAAATCCTGGTAGAAAGAAAAAGTCAGCGGGCTATTCTGCTGGGACATAAAGGGGAATCTATTAAAAAAACAGGCATAGCTGCCAGAGAGGAAATGGAAACATTCTTTGGCAGGAAAATCTTTCTGGAAACGCATGTAAAAGTAGAGCCAGACTGGCGTTCCAAAACGGCTGCCCTGGATAGATTTGGATATAATAATTAG
- a CDS encoding M12 family metallopeptidase: MRAKFLPSLIWLFAATAFLYSCQKEDILLTPAATQPETFQVEEAFSGETGKIEEGILFGTPISYSKIGNQMVFQGDILLTQEQLSVNETPGAANGRTQGTGRSLQEYRWSNKIVYYTIDPDLPNQQRVKDAITHWQANSPIKFVLRTTQPDFVTFTTGSGCSSYVGKLGGEQYVFLALSCTTGNVIHEIGHTVGLWHEQTRVDRGKYIKILWNNISEGYEQNFSTYTELGSDGFDHGTLDFGSIMMYPSNAFSMNGKPTITKLDGSTFTAQRNALSAGDIAIIKVMYPVPVTTSTDLWNQYKAYIANKTIKGTGTGKKAEDNLKKFISMLDNARKQLDKKNTTAACAQLTNAQKHIHTGGKLKPDHFITGTNAGKVYELINQVKKKIGCK; the protein is encoded by the coding sequence ATGAGAGCAAAATTCTTACCCTCTTTGATATGGCTATTTGCAGCCACAGCTTTTCTTTATTCGTGCCAGAAAGAAGATATTCTGCTAACACCAGCTGCTACCCAACCCGAAACTTTTCAGGTAGAAGAAGCTTTCTCAGGAGAAACTGGCAAGATTGAAGAGGGTATATTATTTGGCACGCCCATATCTTATAGCAAGATTGGGAATCAAATGGTTTTCCAGGGAGATATTCTCTTAACTCAGGAACAATTGTCGGTCAATGAAACCCCAGGTGCTGCTAATGGACGGACGCAAGGCACAGGCCGTTCGCTACAGGAATACAGATGGTCGAATAAAATAGTGTATTATACCATTGATCCTGATCTGCCCAACCAGCAACGGGTGAAAGATGCAATTACGCACTGGCAAGCGAATTCCCCGATCAAGTTTGTGTTGCGTACTACCCAGCCTGACTTTGTTACCTTCACCACAGGGTCAGGCTGTTCATCGTATGTCGGGAAACTTGGGGGCGAACAATATGTATTTCTTGCGCTATCCTGTACTACTGGTAATGTCATTCATGAAATTGGCCATACCGTTGGATTATGGCATGAGCAAACCAGGGTAGACCGGGGAAAATATATCAAAATTCTATGGAATAATATTTCTGAAGGGTATGAGCAAAACTTTTCTACCTACACTGAATTAGGCTCCGATGGATTCGACCATGGTACGCTTGACTTTGGTTCTATTATGATGTATCCATCTAATGCATTCTCCATGAACGGGAAGCCTACCATTACTAAATTAGATGGTTCTACTTTTACAGCGCAACGCAATGCACTTTCTGCGGGTGATATCGCTATTATTAAAGTAATGTATCCGGTACCTGTAACAACCAGTACTGACTTATGGAATCAATATAAGGCTTACATAGCAAACAAAACTATTAAAGGAACAGGCACTGGCAAAAAAGCGGAGGATAATCTGAAAAAATTCATCAGCATGCTCGACAATGCCAGGAAACAGCTCGACAAAAAAAATACAACGGCTGCCTGTGCCCAGCTTACCAACGCCCAAAAGCATATTCATACTGGCGGCAAACTTAAGCCTGATCATTTTATTACAGGAACTAATGCAGGAAAGGTATATGAACTAATCAATCAGGTGAAGAAAAAGATAGGTTGCAAGTAA
- the der gene encoding ribosome biogenesis GTPase Der, which produces MANIVAIVGRPNVGKSTLFNRLIESRKAIMDDVSGVTRDRHYGYAEWTGKFFTVIDTGGYVVGSDDIFEGAIREQVEIAIEEASVVLFMVDLDTGLTDLDKDFASVLRKSKKPVFVVANKADTNLKAQMSSEFYALGLGEVYPISSQNGSGTGDLLDEVVKHFPDEGIENPEAGIPRFAVLGRPNVGKSSFVNVLLGKERSIVTDIAGTTRDSIHTHYNAFGKEFILIDTAGLRKKSKVNDNIEFYSVLRTIQALEEADVCIVMLDATRGIESQDVNIISLAAKNKKGIVIMVNKWDLVEKDQATAKKFTDTILERLAPMDYFPIIFTSVIEKQRIFKAIEKAVEVFENRTKKISTSSLNDVMLKEIEHYPPPAIKGKFVKIKYITQLPTHTPVFAFFCNLPQYIQPAYERYLENKLREHFDFEGVPIAVVFRKK; this is translated from the coding sequence ATGGCAAATATTGTTGCAATTGTAGGAAGGCCGAACGTGGGTAAATCCACCTTGTTTAACAGGCTGATTGAAAGCCGGAAGGCGATTATGGATGATGTAAGCGGGGTAACCAGGGACCGCCATTATGGCTATGCTGAGTGGACCGGAAAGTTTTTTACGGTGATTGATACTGGCGGCTATGTAGTAGGCTCAGATGATATTTTTGAAGGCGCTATACGCGAGCAGGTGGAAATCGCCATTGAAGAGGCTTCTGTTGTATTATTCATGGTAGATTTAGATACCGGACTCACAGATCTGGATAAGGATTTTGCTTCTGTCTTGCGAAAATCTAAGAAGCCGGTATTTGTCGTGGCAAACAAAGCCGATACTAACCTGAAAGCCCAGATGAGCAGTGAGTTTTATGCCCTTGGATTAGGAGAAGTATATCCTATTTCTTCGCAGAATGGCTCAGGTACCGGCGATCTGCTGGATGAGGTGGTAAAACATTTTCCCGATGAAGGCATTGAAAACCCGGAAGCAGGTATTCCCAGGTTTGCTGTATTAGGAAGGCCTAATGTAGGCAAATCTTCTTTTGTGAATGTATTATTAGGTAAAGAGCGCAGCATTGTTACAGATATTGCCGGCACCACCAGAGATTCTATTCACACACATTATAATGCGTTTGGCAAGGAATTTATCCTGATAGATACCGCAGGTTTGCGGAAAAAATCAAAGGTGAATGATAATATAGAGTTCTATTCGGTGCTTCGCACGATTCAGGCGCTGGAAGAGGCGGATGTGTGTATTGTGATGCTGGATGCCACCAGGGGCATTGAATCGCAGGATGTGAATATTATTTCGCTGGCGGCCAAAAACAAAAAAGGCATTGTGATTATGGTTAATAAGTGGGACCTGGTAGAAAAAGACCAGGCGACGGCTAAAAAATTCACTGATACCATTTTAGAGCGCCTGGCACCTATGGATTATTTTCCGATCATTTTTACGTCCGTTATAGAAAAACAACGGATTTTTAAGGCGATTGAAAAAGCAGTGGAGGTATTTGAAAACCGTACCAAGAAAATTTCTACCTCATCACTCAATGATGTGATGCTGAAAGAGATAGAGCATTATCCGCCACCGGCTATCAAAGGAAAATTTGTCAAGATCAAGTATATCACACAGTTACCTACCCATACACCGGTGTTTGCCTTTTTCTGTAATTTGCCTCAATATATCCAGCCGGCCTACGAAAGATACCTGGAAAATAAATTACGGGAGCATTTTGACTTTGAAGGGGTTCCAATTGCAGTAGTTTTCAGAAAAAAGTAA
- a CDS encoding Y-family DNA polymerase, with translation MFGLVDANNFYASCQRVFDPSLINKPVVVLSNNDGCIVARSNEAKALGIQMGEPYFKAKPVIEKYGVKVFSSNYELYGDMSSRVMNILAELAPETEIYSIDECFLSFPQWPSQHLLSHGKTIRDRVKQWTGIPVSIGLAPTKTLAKAANKVAKKANGIQLLRETREIDTVLETMDVSDLWGVGRQYAKFLKSNNIHTALQLKHAKDGWVKKNLTIVGLRLVYELRGIPCLSLESVAPAKKAICHSRSFPKNVTLLNDLKAAVANFTARCGEKLRHQGSCAGMLQVFLHTNKFNADKPQYNSSRTIKLPVATHSTPELIHYALQALSLLYQEGYEYKKAGVIVTGIVPKNEVQLDLFDSVDRARQEILTGVTDTLNSRKGRNTVIVAEQNFPDKNTAWKMERNYLSPCYTTKWEELWMVTV, from the coding sequence ATGTTCGGATTAGTAGATGCCAATAATTTCTATGCAAGCTGTCAAAGAGTATTTGATCCTTCTTTAATTAATAAGCCGGTAGTGGTTCTGTCCAATAATGACGGTTGTATTGTAGCCAGATCCAACGAAGCCAAGGCGCTCGGCATCCAAATGGGAGAGCCTTACTTCAAAGCCAAGCCGGTCATTGAGAAATATGGCGTAAAAGTATTTTCTTCTAATTATGAACTGTATGGAGATATGTCTTCCAGGGTGATGAATATCTTAGCTGAACTTGCTCCCGAAACGGAAATATATTCGATTGATGAGTGTTTTTTAAGTTTTCCCCAATGGCCCTCCCAGCATCTGCTTTCGCATGGAAAAACCATCAGAGATAGGGTGAAGCAATGGACCGGTATTCCGGTATCGATCGGACTTGCTCCTACCAAAACGCTTGCCAAGGCGGCCAATAAGGTAGCCAAAAAAGCAAATGGCATACAGTTACTCCGGGAAACCAGGGAGATTGATACGGTATTAGAAACTATGGATGTAAGCGATTTATGGGGTGTAGGCAGACAGTATGCCAAGTTTTTAAAAAGCAATAATATTCACACCGCCCTGCAACTCAAACATGCCAAAGACGGATGGGTGAAAAAAAACCTGACCATTGTTGGATTGCGCCTGGTATATGAACTTCGCGGCATTCCCTGTTTATCGCTCGAATCGGTGGCACCTGCCAAAAAAGCCATCTGCCATTCACGCAGTTTTCCAAAAAATGTGACGCTGCTGAATGATTTGAAAGCAGCCGTTGCCAACTTTACAGCCAGATGTGGGGAAAAATTACGCCATCAGGGCTCGTGTGCAGGTATGCTACAGGTGTTCCTTCATACCAACAAATTCAATGCAGATAAACCACAGTATAATTCAAGCAGAACTATAAAACTGCCTGTAGCCACTCATAGCACGCCCGAACTTATTCATTATGCCCTGCAAGCCCTGAGCCTGCTATACCAGGAAGGCTATGAGTACAAAAAAGCAGGTGTCATTGTAACAGGCATTGTACCTAAAAATGAGGTACAATTAGATTTATTTGACTCTGTAGACCGGGCAAGACAGGAGATACTAACTGGAGTAACCGATACATTGAACAGCAGAAAAGGGAGAAATACGGTAATTGTGGCCGAACAGAATTTTCCTGATAAAAATACAGCCTGGAAAATGGAGCGAAACTATCTTTCCCCCTGCTATACCACTAAATGGGAGGAACTCTGGATGGTTACCGTCTAA